In Planococcus shixiaomingii, the DNA window TCCTTTTTCTTTAAAATGATATAAAGCACCGGAATGATCAATAAAATATAAATGATGATAATGCCCATAATCAATGTTTTGGAAACAGCAAAGCTTTCAAACAGCTCGTTAACAGAGCCAACTTCATAAGACATGGTTTCTAACAAAGATTCACCATGCATATTGTAATTGAGATTAGTAGTAGTTTGGAAAAAGCTGCTCATTAATTTAGGATACCCTTTTTGGGTTGAAACAATTTCATCTCCCAAAGAAAAACTCGCTTGCGTTAATGTTCCAGAACCTACTTGCTGGCTGGCTGCCAACACTTGCCCTTTTTCTTCAAGCAGGATTTTTGCGCCTTTCTTTGCAACTGCATCAAATGCCGGAACTTTGCCTTCCAAGCCCGGTACTGCAATTTCTGTTGCATCGCCTAATTCCAAAGGCAAAAATTCGCTTAAATTGCCAAGTTCAGCCGATATATTCCCTGTCGAGCCGACCACCACATTGCCGCCTTGCTGGACCCATTGAAGAACAGCTTGTTGAACATTGTCGGGCAAATCGCTATAAGCATATTCATCAATTATCAAATAGTCGACAATTTCCCAAGCTACAGCTTCTGATGGCAGCATGAATTGATTCATCTGGTTAAGATGGAACAGTTCTATTCCTTCGCTTTTGGGTACAGAAATTTGTTTTAGATGCTGCAGCCGATCAGAATTGGAAGTCAAACTGGCTATAAACAAAGACATTGGTGAATAGAAAGCAGGCTTTAGCGTCTTCGCTCCAGCAAATTTGACAGATTTTCCATCTTCCCATCCGCCCTCGAACAAGAAAATATTTTGACTGCCTGAGCCTGCCATGTAAGACATATCCGATATGCCCGATGAAGCTATTTGGAGAGTTTTCGTTTCTCCACTAGCTAGTTCTATTGGCACAGCCAATCCGGCACCTAATGAATAGCCTTCGGTATAGCTCAGCACAAGATCACCTGAAAAGGCCGTGCCGTTGTTGGTCAATGTAAATTGAATTGGCAAACCGTCTTCGTACTTCACTTTGTTTTGCAGCCCAGCACTGGCATCAACGGTTATATTCGGAGCAGCAAGCGAACCTTGCGGCAAGAAAAATAATCCGAATAAAATCGCGCTTGCCACGATGGCCAACAAGCGTTTATACATAAATGAATCCCCCTTTTTCTTGTCTCTATTAATTAGTACGTTGCAACTGACAAATAGTTCCTTATTCACAGAAAAAAAAGTTAACTGCAATTGGCAGTTAACTTTTTCAGACTGTCGACAAAGCCTAAGATTGATGGATAGAGGTGCAACTAACTAACCTGGCTGGACACTTCGCTTTCCGTGGGCTTGGCTTCAGCCTCTTCGTCACTGAAAAGACTGTTGCTCCTGCATTGCTCCTGCGCAAGCTCATCGCAGACAAAACCGCCGCTGCGCTGGCTTCGTCGCAAAGACTTGGCCTCAAAACTTTCGGCCAATGTCTTGCCTGCGGGGTCTTCCGCTCAAGTCGCTGCGCTGCTCCCACAGGAGTCTCCGTGTCCGGCCCAGTTGGGCTTCTTTCTCAAATCAGAGCGAATGGTTCCATTCAAGTGCCGTAATCCAGCAAAAACTAGCACAAGACACTTTATATTTACTTCTTGCTTCAAGAACCGGAGCGCAAGGCGGCGAGCAAGTTGGGCGAAGGTAGTTCGACCAACTTGTTTGCGACGAAGCAGCGAAGCGATGCAGGAGCAACGGTTTTTAGGCGGGACAGCGAAGTGCCGAAATCCACTCGGGACGCTAGGACCGAGTTAGTTCGGCGCGAGCCCGCGGAAAGCGTCCGCCTGGAGCGAGGGGCTGGCATCATTGCGATAAAGCATGGATAGTCATTCCTTGAGAAAGATAAACAGTCTGTTGTCTACAACCTCAAAAAAAGTTAACTGCACCTGGCAGTTAACTTTTTTGCATACCTATTTACTTGTTATTAATTAACGGGAAGGGAACCCGCTCATTTCCCGCGGCTTTAACCGATGTTATCAAAGAGTTTTAAAAAACTGATGGATAAAGTTTGGCATGATACCGAGGATGGCTTCATCCGGATGGAGCTTAGCATGGTGCAAGCCGAATTCGGAATCAACACCCGCCCAAAACATTAGGCCCGGGATCTCAGCGGTAAAGTAGCCGAAATCTTCACCGGTCATGGCAGCCACGCTTCTTACCGCCGTGACACCATCGAATGCTTCAGCAAACTGCAAAAATTCTTCGGCAAGTTCTGGATCGTTATCAACTTCCAAATAGCCCGAACCGTAATCGATGGACACGCGGCAATTGTATGCTTCTTCAACTGCCCGACAAATTGCTTCGACGCGCTTCTTCACTTTCGCCATTGATTCATTGTTCAATGTCCGGATCGTTCCTTCTAACCGGGCATGTTCAGCGATGATGTTTTGGACTGTACCTGCACTCATCTTTCCGACAGTCAACACCGCGCTGTCCATCGGATTGATGTTGCGGCTGACGATGGTCTGCAATTGCATCAGCAAAGATGCAGCCGCCACCGCCATGTCTTCGGTAAGATGAGGATATGCTGCATGTCCGCCTTTGCCATGCAAGTCGATAAACAACTCCGACGTATTGGCAAACAACAAGCCAGGTTTGGTCGCAACCGTTCCGACCGGATGTTCGGGTGCAATATGCATAGCGCAAATCAGATCTGGCATA includes these proteins:
- a CDS encoding N-acetyldiaminopimelate deacetylase, producing the protein MDLVKIRRDLHEIPEIGFQEKKTQRYLLDLIHSLPQERLEVAEWRTGVAVKVFGLNPTKTIAWRTDIDGLPITEETGLPFSSTHLGFMHACGHDVHMATAMGLLEKLVQEPLDDDAVVLFQPAEEGPGGALPLLEWLKTSKQDFMPDLICAMHIAPEHPVGTVATKPGLLFANTSELFIDLHGKGGHAAYPHLTEDMAVAAASLLMQLQTIVSRNINPMDSAVLTVGKMSAGTVQNIIAEHARLEGTIRTLNNESMAKVKKRVEAICRAVEEAYNCRVSIDYGSGYLEVDNDPELAEEFLQFAEAFDGVTAVRSVAAMTGEDFGYFTAEIPGLMFWAGVDSEFGLHHAKLHPDEAILGIMPNFIHQFFKTL